The following are encoded together in the Ezakiella massiliensis genome:
- a CDS encoding ABC transporter ATP-binding protein → MFLEVKNLTKKYGDKYAIKDVSFELEAGKLMCFLGPSGCGKSTILKAIGGFIKFDGDIFLDGKNISHLPPEEREVSTVFQSFGLFPHMTIMENVTYGLKFRGFDKEARIKKGKDMLEKVGLAGYDKRKPHELSGGEKQRVAIARSLIVEPKLLLLDEPLSSLDAKLQVEMRSEIKRFQHEFGITTIFVTHNQKEAFEISDNIMLLNKGEIMQIGTAEEIYKHPANEFVLNFIGDSSRIDSSYIRPEDITIADDGEPAKIIDLIYQGEISKLTLDYQGHKLETIFLNRDSDYKIGDTINIKIKRRDL, encoded by the coding sequence ATGTTTCTAGAAGTTAAAAATCTAACAAAAAAATACGGGGACAAGTACGCCATCAAGGACGTGTCCTTTGAACTGGAAGCCGGCAAACTCATGTGCTTCCTAGGCCCATCGGGCTGCGGTAAGTCCACAATCCTAAAAGCCATTGGCGGCTTTATAAAATTTGACGGCGACATATTTTTGGACGGGAAAAACATTTCACATCTACCGCCCGAAGAAAGGGAGGTCTCTACAGTCTTTCAATCATTTGGCCTCTTTCCACATATGACTATAATGGAAAACGTGACCTACGGTTTAAAGTTCCGCGGTTTCGACAAGGAAGCTCGGATAAAAAAAGGCAAGGACATGCTTGAAAAGGTTGGACTGGCCGGTTACGACAAGCGTAAACCCCACGAGCTATCGGGCGGAGAAAAGCAAAGGGTGGCAATAGCCAGAAGTTTGATTGTCGAGCCAAAATTATTACTCCTAGACGAGCCCCTTTCAAGCCTTGACGCCAAACTCCAAGTGGAAATGCGGTCGGAGATCAAACGCTTCCAGCACGAATTTGGGATCACGACAATCTTTGTCACCCACAATCAAAAAGAGGCCTTTGAAATTTCCGACAACATTATGCTTTTAAATAAGGGCGAGATTATGCAAATCGGGACAGCCGAAGAAATTTACAAACACCCAGCCAATGAATTTGTTTTAAATTTCATAGGCGATTCATCGAGGATCGATTCGTCTTATATCCGCCCCGAAGACATTACAATAGCTGATGACGGCGAACCTGCAAAAATTATCGACTTAATTTACCAGGGGGAAATCTCAAAGCTTACACTGGACTACCAAGGCCACAAACTGGAAACCATATTTTTAAATCGCGATTCCGATTACAAGATCGGCGACACAATAAATATTAAAATCAAAAGGAGGGACTTATGA
- a CDS encoding glycosyltransferase family 4 protein gives MRILHVLQQLPMKTGSGVYYTNLIEELDKHGHENIMLYANQNEFDFPKSDLRFEVEFKSDRLPFPIMGMSDVMPYDSTVFSEATDEMFDKVLDAYREKLIYIKENLKPDIIISHHLFLVTNLVKEVFADQKVYAFCHGTDLRQIGQHEKFKKMLPNIPKLERIFTVAPGEDAKISAIFDIPMEKITLIGGGFNQNIFNTNYKAEPRDIVKIMYAGKISESKGVFALADALPYIEEAHPDVELHLVGHANEDQREKLFANAKNSDKLFVYNSQTQETMAEKLKNSDIFVLPSYYEALGLIAIEALACGKLAVTSDIAGLKNQLGDKVSGSGVILYTELPRIYDLDKPVAEDIPAYEKRLAANIIKQIEKIKAGYKIPADIQEEIDKNSWEKLAMRVLEYLK, from the coding sequence ATGAGAATCTTACATGTGCTCCAGCAATTGCCAATGAAGACAGGATCTGGAGTTTACTATACGAATTTAATTGAAGAACTGGACAAGCACGGCCACGAAAATATTATGCTTTATGCAAATCAAAATGAATTTGATTTCCCAAAATCAGACCTGCGCTTTGAAGTAGAATTTAAATCTGACCGCCTGCCCTTCCCAATCATGGGCATGTCCGACGTCATGCCCTACGATTCAACGGTCTTTTCCGAGGCCACGGACGAAATGTTTGACAAGGTCCTTGACGCTTACAGGGAAAAATTAATTTACATCAAGGAAAATCTAAAGCCGGATATAATCATCTCCCACCACTTATTTTTGGTGACAAATCTTGTCAAGGAAGTCTTTGCCGACCAAAAGGTCTATGCTTTCTGTCATGGGACCGACCTCAGGCAAATTGGCCAGCACGAAAAATTTAAAAAGATGCTGCCCAACATTCCAAAACTCGAGAGAATTTTCACAGTTGCACCGGGTGAGGATGCAAAAATTTCTGCAATATTTGATATACCGATGGAAAAAATCACTTTAATTGGCGGCGGCTTCAACCAAAATATTTTTAATACTAATTACAAGGCTGAGCCCAGAGATATAGTGAAAATTATGTACGCAGGAAAGATCTCCGAATCCAAGGGCGTCTTTGCCCTGGCGGATGCTTTACCCTATATAGAAGAGGCCCATCCTGATGTTGAACTCCACCTGGTTGGCCACGCAAACGAAGACCAAAGAGAAAAATTATTTGCTAATGCAAAAAATTCTGATAAGCTCTTTGTCTACAATTCCCAAACCCAAGAGACCATGGCGGAAAAATTAAAAAATTCAGACATCTTTGTCCTGCCATCATATTATGAGGCCCTGGGACTCATTGCAATCGAGGCCCTGGCCTGCGGCAAGCTTGCAGTTACATCTGATATAGCCGGCTTAAAAAACCAATTGGGTGACAAGGTGAGTGGGTCGGGCGTAATCTTGTACACAGAACTGCCGCGCATCTACGACCTGGACAAGCCAGTGGCAGAGGATATACCAGCCTATGAAAAACGCCTGGCAGCTAATATCATCAAGCAAATCGAAAAAATAAAAGCCGGCTACAAGATACCGGCAGACATCCAAGAGGAAATCGACAAAAATTCCTGGGAAAAATTGGCCATGAGGGTCTTGGAATATTTAAAATAA
- a CDS encoding iron ABC transporter permease, translating to MKRRQLFQVLDYLIVSLLVVSVVLFILVPFIFVFKEAIISDHSLDFSSMVTLFKDQGKTITNTLKMGLLTTFFSSLSALATAIIIYLSSKNMQRVLLTLLSITLISPPFVTSLSFINLFGRRGAITYHLLGLSMNPYGLWGIVMMQTISNLSLNSLLLFSFIKSIDQDIINSARNLGANTSSLIKDIILPAARPGLKAVVLLSFFRSIADFGTPAIIGGNFNVLAVESYFAVIAEGNLAKASAINVLLLIPSLLMFLFYGRDFKSMAPTAAGVTSTSEIKIKKSGSLYYLLLTISGFFLLAVTILYAAIVMSAFTKFYQGQMYFTLENFVETRPYITGTAIRSVVYSLISAIFGSIIGLLIGYYLKIRKMRVMKYVDFFANLPYIIPGTFFGLGYILAFKNPPLVLTGTATIVVLNVLFKQLPFSSRMGVAAMEGISTDTLNSIRDLGGSRVDEIKDAVIPLSREALSVSFVNAFTTTMTTIGSIIFLIYPGQKVLTLVMFDVIQSAKYNVGAVIALLIIVICLTVNGLYRLWMRRTNVSRS from the coding sequence ATGAAAAGAAGACAGCTATTCCAAGTATTAGATTATTTAATCGTAAGCCTTTTGGTGGTTTCTGTCGTCCTTTTCATCCTTGTTCCTTTTATTTTTGTTTTCAAAGAGGCGATTATATCCGACCACTCCCTGGATTTTTCGTCCATGGTCACCCTCTTTAAAGACCAGGGCAAAACTATAACCAACACCCTAAAGATGGGTTTACTTACTACATTTTTTTCATCTCTGTCGGCACTGGCCACGGCAATTATTATTTACCTGTCCAGCAAAAATATGCAGAGAGTGCTTTTGACTTTACTTAGCATAACCCTGATCTCGCCGCCCTTTGTCACAAGTTTATCCTTTATAAATCTCTTTGGCAGGCGGGGGGCTATCACCTACCATCTTTTGGGCTTATCCATGAATCCTTACGGACTCTGGGGGATTGTCATGATGCAAACCATCAGCAATTTATCTTTGAATTCCCTCCTCCTCTTTTCATTTATAAAATCAATCGACCAAGACATAATTAATTCTGCCAGAAATCTGGGGGCCAACACGAGCAGCCTAATTAAGGATATTATTTTACCTGCGGCCAGGCCCGGCCTCAAGGCTGTCGTATTATTATCATTTTTTAGGTCAATCGCAGACTTCGGCACCCCTGCCATTATCGGAGGCAACTTCAATGTGCTCGCTGTCGAATCTTATTTTGCAGTTATAGCCGAGGGCAATTTAGCCAAGGCCTCTGCAATCAATGTTTTATTGTTAATCCCCTCCCTACTCATGTTTTTATTTTACGGGAGGGACTTCAAGTCCATGGCCCCGACGGCTGCGGGCGTGACTTCGACTTCGGAGATCAAGATAAAAAAATCGGGCAGTCTTTATTATCTGCTCTTGACCATATCGGGATTTTTTCTCTTGGCAGTTACAATTCTCTACGCGGCAATTGTCATGTCGGCCTTCACCAAATTTTACCAAGGGCAAATGTACTTTACCCTGGAAAACTTCGTGGAGACCCGGCCATATATAACGGGAACTGCAATTCGATCGGTCGTCTACTCGCTGATCTCTGCAATCTTTGGATCTATAATCGGACTCCTCATCGGCTACTATTTAAAAATTAGAAAGATGAGGGTCATGAAATACGTAGACTTCTTTGCAAATCTACCCTATATAATTCCGGGAACTTTTTTCGGCCTGGGCTATATACTGGCCTTTAAAAATCCGCCACTGGTCTTAACGGGGACGGCGACCATAGTTGTCTTGAACGTTTTGTTTAAGCAGCTGCCATTTTCGTCCCGCATGGGCGTGGCTGCCATGGAGGGGATTTCAACCGACACCTTAAATTCCATCCGTGACTTGGGCGGGTCGCGTGTTGACGAAATCAAAGATGCGGTTATACCACTTTCGCGTGAGGCCCTTAGCGTTAGCTTTGTAAACGCCTTTACCACAACCATGACCACCATAGGGTCCATTATATTTTTAATTTATCCGGGCCAAAAGGTCTTGACCCTGGTCATGTTCGACGTAATTCAATCCGCCAAGTACAATGTAGGCGCGGTTATAGCCCTGTTGATAATTGTAATTTGCCTGACTGTAAACGGACTTTACAGGCTTTGGATGAGGAGGACAAATGTTTCTAGAAGTTAA
- a CDS encoding TrkH family potassium uptake protein, translating to MSQVKNHRLEPTKYITLGFLAVIIIGALLLTTPLATKSGKSVGFLNAFFTSTSAVCVTGLVVVDTATTWNLFGRIVIMTLIQIGGLGFMSIATLIPLILNKKIDLKDRLILKEQLNQSKLQGIVVLLKKVFAITFAIELLGAAFLSLAFVPRFGFIKGLGYGIFHSISAFCNAGFDLFGGHYGKFSSITGFSNSPYVLLTISTLIILGGIGFPVIINLINHFKDEERISLHSKIALTATGILLVFGTIIFFALEYNNPTSLGHMGFVDKVTNSFLQSTTTRTAGFASVDMSRLREGTLFMMIILMFIGASPASTGGGIKTVTLVVLIMNIHSIIKGSEDVNIFKRRLQYGTVRKAIAIFLIAMIFVLAGTFIMVNVEPEYNLLSSLFECTSAIATVGCSIAGSQYLTSLGKILISIFMFAGRVGMITLFISMAGITLDSNAKIKYPEENILIG from the coding sequence ATGAGTCAAGTTAAAAATCACCGTTTGGAGCCAACTAAATACATTACTTTGGGCTTTTTAGCCGTAATTATAATCGGCGCCCTACTTTTAACCACTCCCCTTGCCACAAAATCTGGCAAGAGCGTGGGATTTTTGAATGCCTTTTTCACTTCCACATCGGCCGTCTGCGTTACGGGTCTGGTGGTTGTGGATACGGCAACCACTTGGAATCTCTTTGGCAGGATTGTCATCATGACCCTGATCCAAATCGGCGGCCTGGGTTTTATGTCAATCGCGACCTTGATCCCCCTGATTTTAAATAAAAAAATCGATTTAAAGGATCGTTTGATCTTAAAGGAGCAGCTCAATCAATCCAAACTCCAAGGCATAGTTGTTTTACTCAAAAAAGTTTTTGCAATTACCTTTGCCATCGAGCTTTTGGGTGCAGCTTTTCTTTCACTGGCCTTTGTCCCCCGCTTTGGTTTTATAAAGGGCCTGGGCTACGGGATTTTTCATTCGATATCGGCCTTTTGCAATGCCGGATTTGATTTATTTGGCGGCCACTATGGAAAATTTTCGTCCATAACCGGCTTTTCCAATTCGCCCTATGTGCTACTTACCATCTCCACCCTGATAATCTTGGGTGGGATCGGTTTCCCAGTTATTATAAATCTGATAAATCACTTTAAAGACGAAGAACGCATTAGTTTGCATTCAAAAATCGCCCTAACTGCAACTGGAATCCTCTTGGTCTTTGGCACCATAATATTTTTTGCCCTGGAATACAATAACCCAACCTCTCTTGGCCACATGGGTTTTGTGGACAAAGTCACAAATTCATTTTTGCAATCGACCACCACCAGAACGGCCGGTTTTGCCAGCGTAGACATGAGCCGCCTCCGCGAGGGGACACTCTTTATGATGATCATACTCATGTTTATCGGCGCATCGCCTGCCTCAACCGGCGGCGGTATCAAGACGGTCACCCTGGTCGTTTTAATTATGAACATCCATTCCATTATCAAGGGCTCAGAGGACGTAAATATTTTTAAAAGACGACTCCAATACGGCACAGTCCGTAAGGCCATAGCCATATTTTTAATTGCCATGATCTTTGTACTGGCGGGGACTTTTATAATGGTAAATGTCGAACCCGAATATAATCTCTTGAGCTCGCTTTTTGAATGTACCTCGGCCATTGCAACCGTCGGCTGTTCAATTGCAGGCAGCCAGTATCTGACAAGCCTTGGCAAGATTTTGATTTCGATCTTTATGTTCGCCGGCCGGGTCGGCATGATCACACTTTTCATCTCAATGGCAGGAATCACCCTGGATTCAAACGCCAAGATTAAATACCCTGAAGAAAATATTTTAATAGGATAG
- a CDS encoding TrkA family potassium uptake protein: MLNKGKQYLVIGCGRFGSTVATTLEDLGNQVMAIDIDEDALQKIADRVTYSAIVDVTDENALIDIGIRNFDAVIIGISTDFRAAIMSILVAKEMGVKLVVCKVADEIQSKVMKKVGADYTIMPEHSVGRRLAYNLTSENVVDQMILSDELSIYEINVPEKWIGKSIGQLDLRKQHGINIIAIKREGKTMLTIRPDVVFEAGDTIILAGDNEIIKHI, encoded by the coding sequence ATGTTAAACAAAGGAAAACAATATTTAGTAATAGGCTGTGGCCGCTTTGGTTCAACCGTTGCAACCACCCTTGAAGACCTGGGCAACCAAGTTATGGCAATCGACATTGACGAAGACGCCCTGCAAAAAATTGCAGACCGGGTCACCTACTCTGCCATAGTCGACGTCACTGACGAAAACGCCCTTATAGACATTGGCATCAGAAATTTTGATGCCGTCATCATCGGCATATCCACCGACTTTCGTGCGGCCATTATGTCAATACTCGTCGCCAAGGAAATGGGCGTCAAACTCGTAGTATGTAAGGTTGCTGACGAAATCCAATCCAAGGTTATGAAAAAAGTCGGAGCCGATTATACCATCATGCCCGAGCACAGCGTGGGACGCCGCCTGGCCTATAACCTGACATCAGAAAATGTCGTCGACCAAATGATATTGTCTGATGAATTATCAATCTACGAAATAAATGTCCCAGAAAAATGGATCGGCAAGTCCATCGGCCAACTCGATTTACGTAAGCAGCACGGGATAAATATTATAGCCATAAAAAGAGAAGGCAAGACCATGTTGACGATACGGCCGGATGTTGTATTTGAAGCGGGAGATACGATTATACTCGCCGGCGACAATGAGATTATAAAACATATTTGA
- a CDS encoding ABC transporter ATP-binding protein, which yields MDYILQTENLSKAYGDKLVLDNINLKIKAGSIFALIGENGAGKTSLLKILSGLAKASQGNIDYPTLDRSDDRPVMSLTLEEPGVIENMTAYENLKAKGILCGASEEEIRELLDRVSLTEAANKKVKKFSMGMKQRLAIALALLNKPSLVFFDEPINGLDPQGIKWFRDLVLDLNRDLGTTFIISSHILSELGLIASDFAFMHQGRLILTATGPQLNAYCQKNNISLENFYFNLLQNPFKGVDL from the coding sequence ATGGATTATATTTTGCAAACAGAAAATCTCAGCAAGGCTTATGGAGACAAGCTTGTTTTGGATAATATTAATTTAAAAATAAAAGCGGGATCCATATTTGCCCTTATTGGGGAAAATGGCGCTGGCAAGACTAGTCTATTAAAAATTTTATCAGGGCTGGCAAAGGCAAGCCAAGGAAACATAGACTATCCGACTTTGGATAGGAGCGATGACAGGCCTGTAATGAGTCTGACTTTGGAGGAGCCTGGTGTGATTGAAAACATGACCGCCTATGAAAACTTAAAGGCCAAAGGAATTTTGTGCGGAGCTAGCGAGGAAGAGATAAGGGAACTTTTGGATAGGGTGTCTTTGACTGAGGCCGCCAATAAAAAAGTTAAAAAATTCTCCATGGGTATGAAGCAGCGGCTGGCAATTGCCCTGGCCCTTTTAAACAAACCCAGTCTGGTATTTTTCGATGAACCTATAAACGGTCTTGACCCTCAAGGCATCAAGTGGTTTAGAGACTTGGTCCTTGACCTTAATCGCGATCTGGGCACGACCTTTATTATTTCCAGCCACATTTTAAGCGAGCTAGGCCTAATTGCAAGCGACTTTGCCTTTATGCACCAAGGCAGGCTTATCCTAACAGCCACTGGTCCGCAACTGAATGCTTATTGCCAGAAAAATAATATAAGTCTGGAGAATTTCTATTTTAACCTATTGCAAAATCCATTTAAAGGGGTGGACTTATGA
- a CDS encoding ABC transporter substrate-binding protein has protein sequence MNNKFLKIFSLILAVFFVAGTLAACQKPADKAETKPAEEAKTEEKTEEKKDEKPEEKTEEAKEAEWPDFNGRTLNVVATSDKYVKLFDKFTEKTGAKVEFLSMSSGEVINRTKAEGKPMADLWFGGGLDAFMAAKTDGLLENYISPNAADVDPAYKDADGAWIAKGLTVAGFIVNPDVLKEKGLEAPKTWAELADPKYAHEVIMSNPAISGTNYAVVKGLLDLFGDEGWDYIEKLNANIDFYGKRGKDPQEKTAAGEFAIGIIPVDNGAFKVAEEQGLDVIYPEDGIPWVPEGVAIFKGSDNVEVAKSFVDFMLTTEAQEMIAELDGKDSAQIIKPGVKGLELGLPQDKLIKQDLSTFGSERQNILDKFLEISKGKTE, from the coding sequence ATGAACAATAAATTTTTAAAAATTTTTAGCTTAATCCTAGCTGTATTTTTTGTAGCTGGAACATTGGCTGCCTGCCAAAAACCAGCTGACAAAGCTGAAACAAAGCCAGCTGAAGAAGCTAAGACAGAAGAAAAAACAGAAGAAAAGAAAGATGAAAAGCCAGAAGAAAAGACAGAAGAAGCTAAAGAAGCCGAATGGCCAGACTTCAATGGTCGCACACTAAACGTTGTTGCAACAAGCGACAAATACGTAAAGCTCTTCGACAAATTCACAGAAAAGACAGGAGCCAAGGTAGAATTCCTCTCCATGTCATCAGGTGAAGTTATCAACAGAACAAAGGCTGAAGGCAAGCCAATGGCTGACCTATGGTTTGGCGGCGGACTCGACGCATTTATGGCTGCAAAAACTGACGGCCTACTAGAAAATTACATTTCACCAAACGCTGCTGACGTTGATCCAGCTTACAAGGATGCAGATGGCGCATGGATTGCAAAGGGCCTAACAGTTGCAGGTTTCATCGTAAATCCAGACGTTCTAAAGGAAAAGGGACTTGAAGCTCCAAAGACATGGGCAGAACTTGCTGATCCAAAATACGCTCACGAAGTTATCATGTCAAATCCAGCAATCTCAGGCACCAACTACGCAGTAGTTAAAGGCCTCTTGGATTTGTTTGGTGATGAGGGTTGGGATTACATTGAAAAATTAAATGCCAACATCGACTTCTACGGCAAACGCGGCAAGGACCCTCAAGAAAAAACTGCAGCAGGCGAATTTGCTATCGGCATTATCCCTGTTGACAACGGTGCTTTCAAAGTTGCTGAAGAACAAGGCCTAGATGTAATTTATCCAGAAGACGGTATTCCATGGGTACCAGAAGGAGTTGCAATTTTCAAGGGTTCAGACAATGTTGAAGTTGCAAAATCATTTGTAGATTTCATGCTAACAACAGAAGCCCAAGAAATGATCGCAGAACTCGACGGCAAAGACTCAGCTCAAATTATTAAACCGGGCGTAAAGGGTCTAGAACTCGGCCTACCACAAGATAAGCTTATCAAACAAGACCTATCAACCTTTGGTAGCGAAAGACAAAACATCTTAGACAAATTCCTTGAAATTTCCAAGGGAAAAACAGAATAA
- a CDS encoding GNAT family acetyltransferase produces the protein MKTRLAKINDIDELLVLQKKFHVDTISPEDKPDGFVTTKLTEDQWKSLIEDEKGVSVLIDEDKDDKIVGYALAASWDYWKVWPLFHYMIDRLHEDTYKGEVMSVENSYQYGPICILKEYRSTGAFEKLFFFSLATMKDRFKYLLTFVNQINPRSFNAHTHKVGLDVIKEFEFNNNKYWELGTTTDRTE, from the coding sequence ATGAAAACCAGACTTGCAAAGATAAATGACATAGACGAACTTTTGGTCTTGCAAAAGAAATTTCATGTGGACACCATTAGTCCAGAAGATAAGCCAGACGGCTTTGTTACAACAAAATTAACCGAAGACCAATGGAAGAGCTTGATTGAAGATGAAAAGGGCGTCAGTGTTTTGATTGACGAAGATAAGGACGACAAGATTGTCGGCTATGCCTTGGCAGCTTCTTGGGATTATTGGAAGGTCTGGCCTCTTTTTCATTACATGATCGATAGACTACATGAAGATACTTACAAGGGCGAGGTCATGAGCGTGGAAAATTCTTATCAATACGGACCCATTTGTATTTTAAAGGAATACAGGTCCACGGGCGCCTTTGAAAAATTATTTTTCTTTTCCCTGGCAACCATGAAGGATAGGTTTAAATACCTGCTGACCTTTGTCAACCAAATCAATCCCAGATCATTTAATGCCCACACCCACAAGGTTGGCCTGGATGTGATCAAGGAATTTGAATTTAATAATAACAAGTATTGGGAACTTGGAACTACAACAGATAGGACGGAATAA
- the cobA gene encoding uroporphyrinogen-III C-methyltransferase, with translation MENKNGKVILVGAGPGAVDLVTVRGLKAIEAADVIVYDKYISEEFLSLNPTAEKIYAGKIGGGEFMPQEEICKILYDQAAAGKTVVRLKGGDPFVFGRGGEEVLYLNKLGIETEVVPGISSSIAALGLNNIPITHRKMARSFTVMTAHSLERSADHINFAALHELGGTIVFLMGRRDRKNIAEKLIEAGFPKNYPAALISAASLPEEKVIRTDLISIVEKEYEIDSPAIIVVGEVVNALED, from the coding sequence ATGGAAAATAAAAATGGAAAAGTAATTTTAGTTGGCGCAGGGCCGGGGGCAGTCGACCTGGTAACTGTAAGAGGGCTTAAGGCAATTGAAGCTGCAGACGTGATCGTCTACGATAAATATATAAGTGAGGAATTTTTATCTTTAAATCCGACCGCTGAAAAAATTTACGCAGGGAAAATTGGTGGGGGCGAATTTATGCCTCAAGAGGAAATTTGTAAAATCCTCTACGACCAAGCGGCCGCTGGCAAAACTGTAGTCAGGCTTAAAGGCGGAGACCCCTTTGTCTTTGGCAGGGGCGGAGAGGAAGTCTTGTATTTAAATAAACTGGGCATCGAAACGGAAGTTGTACCTGGCATTTCGTCTTCAATTGCGGCTCTGGGTTTAAATAATATTCCCATCACCCACAGAAAGATGGCGCGGAGCTTTACGGTTATGACCGCCCACAGCTTGGAGCGGTCAGCCGACCACATAAATTTTGCCGCCCTCCATGAGCTTGGTGGAACAATAGTGTTCTTGATGGGGAGAAGAGATAGAAAAAATATTGCAGAGAAATTAATTGAAGCAGGTTTTCCTAAAAATTATCCTGCAGCCTTGATTTCAGCTGCAAGTCTGCCCGAAGAAAAGGTCATAAGGACGGATTTAATTTCCATTGTAGAAAAAGAATACGAAATCGATAGCCCGGCAATAATTGTCGTGGGCGAAGTTGTAAACGCCTTAGAAGATTAA
- a CDS encoding ABC transporter ATP-binding protein, with protein MKTRQVLKDIHKIDKKILPILFANCLLKAIEPFVLIFVSSKLVDSLVNGRSAREIFTIALIGAAAYAIVYFLSSMSENYKMEITDYLNCKEKNLLIRGIFDLTFEDFTSKDYQKKISRHRQETEGMGGVYNEMVYQFCDFTSSIFTIIIGLISLGTFYPTLFKAVDIRVLGSAYFPLIVVVIFVLLALALVKIRKNVEEKNEIDRSLYADKYKIYDFYMRIFSDYDRLKQIKIYDEKDFIKGQLQENFVDQGLKHDKKINIRTGLSRGLNDLVLTGVDILFLLVLAVKAIGGLFGIEALLIYKGAFAEIVEGVKVLIETIGYQKAIDPKIDILYDVINLKATKEKTFAGHQENSTDYLIDAKNICFSYPDSKDLQLKNLNLQVKKGEKIAIVGANGSGKTTFINLLTGLYQPTAGDLYVNGSRPDLTKEKSKLGTVSQDFFLFSFMLGENIACRENYDRSQAQSALDKAGFNKDMDLTTYIYKDLYESGIDLSGGEAQKVALARALYKDGDLLLFDEPTSKLDPKAEMQVFESFKKVSADKTAIFVSHRMSACKFADRIAIFKDGTIIATGTHTDLLKENPIYQEMWQAQAKYYN; from the coding sequence ATGAAAACTAGGCAAGTCTTAAAAGACATCCACAAGATTGACAAAAAAATCCTCCCAATACTCTTTGCGAATTGCTTGCTCAAGGCCATCGAACCCTTTGTACTAATCTTTGTTTCATCCAAGCTTGTGGACAGTTTGGTGAATGGTAGGTCAGCCAGGGAAATATTTACCATCGCCCTGATTGGTGCAGCCGCATACGCAATTGTTTATTTTCTCTCTTCTATGAGCGAAAATTATAAGATGGAAATCACCGACTACTTAAATTGCAAGGAGAAAAATCTCCTCATCAGGGGAATTTTTGACCTGACCTTTGAAGACTTTACCAGCAAAGATTATCAGAAGAAAATTTCCAGACACAGGCAGGAAACCGAGGGCATGGGCGGAGTTTACAATGAAATGGTCTACCAATTTTGCGACTTTACCTCCAGTATCTTTACAATAATTATCGGCTTGATCTCCCTGGGGACTTTTTATCCTACACTTTTTAAAGCTGTGGACATACGAGTTTTGGGCTCGGCATATTTCCCATTAATAGTGGTCGTAATATTTGTTTTACTTGCCTTGGCTCTGGTTAAAATTAGAAAAAATGTCGAAGAGAAAAATGAAATCGACCGCAGCCTCTACGCAGACAAATATAAAATCTATGATTTTTATATGAGGATTTTCTCCGACTACGATAGGCTCAAGCAGATAAAAATTTACGATGAAAAAGATTTTATTAAGGGCCAGCTCCAGGAAAATTTTGTTGACCAAGGGCTCAAGCACGATAAAAAAATAAATATAAGGACCGGCCTCTCCAGGGGCTTAAACGATTTGGTCCTCACGGGAGTGGACATTCTTTTCTTGCTGGTATTGGCAGTCAAGGCCATAGGCGGACTCTTTGGCATAGAGGCCCTTCTTATATACAAGGGCGCCTTTGCAGAAATTGTCGAAGGAGTCAAGGTCCTTATAGAAACCATTGGCTACCAAAAGGCCATCGACCCCAAGATCGATATTCTCTACGATGTAATAAATTTAAAGGCTACAAAAGAAAAAACTTTTGCAGGCCATCAAGAAAATTCGACAGATTATCTTATTGATGCAAAAAATATTTGCTTTTCATATCCAGATAGCAAAGACTTGCAATTAAAAAATCTGAACCTGCAAGTGAAAAAAGGCGAAAAAATTGCAATTGTCGGCGCCAATGGATCGGGCAAGACGACTTTTATAAATCTCTTGACCGGGCTCTACCAGCCGACTGCTGGCGATTTATATGTAAATGGATCAAGGCCAGACTTAACAAAGGAAAAATCCAAATTGGGAACAGTCAGCCAAGATTTCTTTCTATTCTCCTTTATGCTGGGAGAAAATATTGCCTGCAGGGAAAATTATGATCGAAGCCAAGCCCAGTCGGCCTTAGACAAAGCCGGCTTTAACAAGGACATGGACCTGACCACTTATATTTACAAGGACCTCTATGAGAGCGGAATTGATTTGTCGGGTGGTGAGGCTCAAAAAGTTGCCCTAGCCAGGGCTCTCTACAAGGACGGAGACCTCCTCCTCTTTGACGAGCCCACATCCAAACTCGACCCCAAGGCAGAGATGCAAGTCTTCGAAAGCTTTAAAAAAGTTTCCGCAGACAAGACCGCAATCTTTGTGTCACACAGGATGAGCGCCTGCAAGTTCGCAGATAGGATTGCCATCTTCAAGGATGGAACAATAATAGCAACCGGCACCCACACAGACCTCTTAAAAGAAAATCCAATTTACCAGGAAATGTGGCAAGCCCAAGCCAAATATTATAATTAA